The following are encoded in a window of Dehalococcoidales bacterium genomic DNA:
- a CDS encoding riboflavin synthase, whose translation MFTGIVEEVGRVRSAQPGKLVIAAEIVLQDMELGASINVNGVCLTVTRFDVGFFFVDIMPETEKRSTLGLLKVGNGVNLERAMPLGGRLGGHLVQGHVDAVGRVSSVTWDGTALLVEFDSPPEVMHYIVDKGFIAVDGISLTMVSKSPASFGVSVVDYTRQHTTLGERRVGDPVNLEADIIAKYVEALSQPQTPGITTDFLREHGFLVS comes from the coding sequence GTGTTTACCGGTATCGTGGAAGAGGTAGGCAGAGTCCGGTCGGCACAACCGGGGAAGCTGGTCATCGCTGCTGAGATTGTCTTGCAGGACATGGAGTTGGGTGCGAGTATCAATGTCAACGGCGTGTGCCTGACGGTGACTCGCTTTGATGTTGGGTTCTTCTTTGTTGACATAATGCCAGAAACTGAGAAGAGGAGTACCCTGGGACTGTTGAAGGTTGGCAATGGGGTGAATCTGGAAAGGGCTATGCCCCTGGGGGGGCGTCTCGGGGGGCACCTGGTACAGGGCCATGTTGACGCTGTCGGCAGGGTATCCTCCGTGACATGGGACGGCACGGCGCTGCTCGTGGAGTTTGACTCCCCACCCGAGGTCATGCACTATATAGTTGACAAAGGCTTTATTGCCGTGGATGGTATCAGCCTAACTATGGTGAGTAAGAGTCCGGCTTCTTTCGGGGTATCCGTGGTGGACTACACACGCCAGCACACTACACTGGGGGAGAGGCGAGTGGGCGACCCCGTCAATTTGGAAGCGGACATCATTGCCAAGTACGTTGAAGCACTCAGCCAACCGCAGACCCCAGGGATTACGACTGATTTCCTGCGGGAGCACGGATTTCTGGTCAGCTGA